One region of Actinomycetota bacterium genomic DNA includes:
- a CDS encoding ABC transporter permease subunit yields the protein MFKLVARILVLGILDALAIGSIPRVLSQKDLLVTIVFFTVFIGLNIVYFWPKAKASRWLAPGTTLLAIFVIIPIIINVVLAGTNNATGHEGTREEAITATVASSLQQSEDGIYYDQQAVFKGDQLGLILINALSGEVSFGTSSGNSIIENPKKLADGSIVPPEGWTAYGTSDAELQKQVDFVTAQPGEQFAIPNGKNEFIVWDGASNPYNATALVIYDKKKDRLVDTTSGYVYGETNGSFVGPNGEDMTRDESWVGWQTWIGIGNFTKIFSDQDIRSAFMKILLWNIAYAILAVVTSFVIGLFLALTLNHPRMKFRRSMRSLLIIPYAVPGIVAVSVWAGLLNDDYGFINGVFGTNIRWLLDPTWAKVSVLLVNLWMAFPYFFLITTGALQAIPAELSEAAEVDGARPSQILTRIKMPLLMVALTPLMIGSLAYNFNNFMNIYLLTGGGPFTGNDPNAGDTDILLSYTWKMAFNSGSGQQFGLACAISVLIFFFIAPISIYGFKRAQSLENLS from the coding sequence GTGTTTAAATTAGTCGCGCGGATTCTGGTTCTGGGCATTTTAGACGCACTTGCAATTGGCTCCATCCCACGAGTTTTAAGCCAAAAAGATTTATTGGTAACCATAGTTTTCTTTACCGTCTTCATTGGTTTAAACATTGTTTACTTCTGGCCAAAGGCAAAAGCCTCTCGCTGGCTAGCGCCCGGCACAACGCTACTTGCTATTTTCGTCATCATCCCAATCATTATTAATGTGGTTCTGGCTGGAACAAATAATGCTACTGGCCATGAAGGAACACGCGAAGAAGCAATTACTGCGACGGTTGCCAGCTCTCTACAACAAAGTGAAGATGGTATTTATTACGATCAGCAAGCAGTATTTAAAGGTGACCAACTCGGCCTAATCTTGATAAATGCCCTATCTGGTGAAGTTTCATTCGGTACTTCCTCAGGAAATTCAATCATCGAAAATCCAAAGAAGCTAGCCGACGGTTCAATTGTCCCTCCCGAAGGCTGGACCGCTTACGGAACCTCTGATGCTGAGTTGCAAAAGCAAGTCGATTTTGTCACCGCTCAGCCAGGCGAGCAGTTCGCAATCCCAAATGGCAAAAATGAATTCATAGTTTGGGATGGAGCGAGTAATCCATATAACGCTACGGCGCTTGTTATCTACGACAAGAAGAAGGATCGGCTAGTAGATACGACTAGCGGATACGTTTACGGTGAGACTAATGGCTCGTTCGTTGGCCCCAATGGCGAAGACATGACACGCGACGAGTCCTGGGTTGGATGGCAAACTTGGATAGGCATTGGAAACTTCACCAAGATATTTTCCGATCAAGACATTAGATCCGCATTCATGAAGATCTTGCTGTGGAATATCGCCTATGCAATCTTGGCAGTTGTTACCTCATTTGTTATTGGCTTGTTCCTCGCATTAACACTCAACCACCCACGCATGAAGTTTCGTCGTTCAATGCGCTCCCTACTAATTATTCCGTATGCAGTTCCTGGAATTGTTGCAGTATCTGTCTGGGCGGGCTTGCTCAATGATGACTACGGGTTCATCAATGGAGTGTTCGGGACAAACATCAGATGGCTACTCGACCCAACTTGGGCCAAGGTTTCAGTCTTGCTGGTCAACCTTTGGATGGCTTTCCCTTACTTTTTCTTGATAACCACTGGAGCGCTACAAGCTATTCCAGCAGAACTATCTGAGGCTGCTGAAGTTGATGGCGCTCGACCAAGCCAGATACTGACTCGGATCAAAATGCCTTTACTTATGGTGGCCTTGACCCCCTTGATGATTGGTTCACTTGCTTACAATTTCAACAACTTTATGAACATCTATCTGCTCACCGGGGGAGGGCCGTTCACTGGCAATGACCCCAATGCTGGCGATACCGACATTTTGCTCAGTTACACCTGGAAAATGGCTTTCAATTCTGGCTCTGGCCAACAATTTGGTTTGGCTTGCGCGATTTCAGTACTTATATTCTTCTTCATCGCGCCAATTTCCATTTACGGATTTAAGCGTGCTCAATCGTTAGAGAATTTGAGCTAG
- a CDS encoding extracellular solute-binding protein, with protein MDILMEGITPMKRTFQRSFSASIVVALITGSLIASPSQAASKPVVIWCDNARVAIIKMWATSNASKLGAIKVVGQDSVKGSLKTVRPVDAPDIIIGAHDWIGALKADSKIQPVILPPTAKFDPKVKAAFQISGRQYGVPMQTENVALFRNTKLVPKAPKTFADLEKVALALKKKNSKNRNFVPFAVPQGAGGDAYHMYPLFSGLGGYFFGGNSLKWKTNDVGVANSKFIKNSVIIDKWYKEGLIKASVSAEIALTAFTSGNAPFYITGPWNLGKIRSSGVEYAITPVPNIVKGIQPVPLIGVQGAMLTKWANQHRVTIAAKKVLTALAQKDAQLFISNLMLRTPANLDAAKQFNRPGASEFQQAGKGGIPMAAMTAMNAVWASVGTAWVKATSGASKAAPAFKSADAVVRKAVK; from the coding sequence ATGGATATTTTGATGGAGGGGATTACGCCAATGAAAAGAACTTTTCAACGCAGTTTCAGTGCGTCGATAGTCGTTGCCTTAATAACTGGCTCGCTAATTGCGAGCCCCAGCCAGGCGGCAAGTAAGCCGGTAGTCATCTGGTGTGACAACGCACGAGTTGCAATCATCAAAATGTGGGCCACCTCAAACGCCAGCAAACTTGGTGCAATAAAGGTAGTTGGCCAAGATAGCGTTAAAGGAAGCCTGAAAACAGTTCGCCCAGTTGATGCTCCAGACATCATCATTGGCGCCCACGACTGGATTGGCGCCTTAAAAGCGGATAGTAAAATTCAACCAGTAATCCTGCCCCCTACTGCAAAATTCGACCCAAAAGTGAAAGCTGCTTTTCAAATCAGTGGCCGTCAATATGGCGTGCCAATGCAGACTGAAAATGTAGCTCTTTTCCGCAACACAAAGTTAGTTCCTAAAGCACCAAAAACCTTCGCAGATCTTGAGAAGGTTGCCCTTGCTCTTAAAAAGAAGAATTCTAAGAACCGTAACTTCGTGCCATTCGCAGTGCCGCAGGGTGCCGGTGGCGACGCATATCACATGTATCCATTATTCAGTGGCCTAGGTGGTTATTTCTTCGGCGGCAACTCGCTGAAATGGAAAACTAACGATGTAGGTGTAGCCAATTCGAAGTTCATAAAGAACTCGGTAATCATCGACAAGTGGTATAAAGAGGGTCTCATCAAGGCCTCAGTAAGTGCCGAAATCGCACTTACTGCTTTTACTAGCGGTAATGCGCCGTTCTACATCACAGGCCCGTGGAACCTGGGCAAGATTCGTTCTTCCGGCGTTGAATATGCCATCACACCGGTGCCAAACATTGTTAAAGGAATTCAGCCAGTTCCACTTATCGGTGTGCAGGGTGCCATGCTGACCAAGTGGGCTAATCAGCATAGAGTCACGATTGCGGCAAAGAAAGTACTAACCGCCCTAGCCCAAAAGGATGCACAACTCTTCATCTCGAATCTGATGCTTCGTACGCCAGCTAACCTCGATGCAGCGAAGCAGTTTAATCGCCCAGGTGCGTCAGAATTTCAGCAGGCTGGGAAAGGCGGCATTCCGATGGCGGCGATGACTGCGATGAATGCAGTATGGGCCTCCGTCGGAACTGCATGGGTAAAGGCAACATCCGGAGCATCTAAAGCCGCCCCAGCCTTTAAGTCAGCAGATGCGGTAGTTCGCAAGGCTGTCAAGTAG
- a CDS encoding sugar ABC transporter permease: MATTTNARLVAKKSSTKPFISLNQRGTIWWRYIIGLVAICFSLFPVLFVVSTAFNSLGILDGTHLLPKQFGLDNFRHLFIDFNDPNSDPSLPASHPPFWSWYRNSLLLSFTAAFLQVVIATYAAFAFSRLRFKGRKATISGLLIIQMFPQALGLVALITIAQRIGAIWPAVDQNTYAGLLLVYLGGSMGFNAYLIKGYFDTISTELDEAALLDGATITQIFFKIILPLSAPILAVVGLLSFIGLINDFLLVQTFLTLTGSDDTRNTLATGLHTLVGDPRSSNWGVFAAGSLLASIPMVVLFQFLQRYIVGGLTSGSVKG; the protein is encoded by the coding sequence ATGGCAACTACAACTAATGCTCGTTTGGTAGCAAAAAAATCGTCTACTAAGCCTTTTATCAGCCTGAATCAACGAGGAACGATTTGGTGGCGTTACATTATTGGGCTAGTAGCCATTTGCTTCTCACTTTTTCCAGTTTTATTCGTGGTGTCTACTGCTTTTAATTCCCTCGGCATTCTTGATGGTACCCACCTATTGCCTAAGCAGTTTGGCTTAGATAATTTCCGCCACTTGTTCATTGATTTCAACGATCCAAATAGTGACCCTTCGCTTCCGGCATCGCATCCACCGTTTTGGTCTTGGTACCGAAATTCGCTTTTGCTTTCATTTACTGCCGCATTCTTGCAGGTAGTAATTGCTACTTACGCTGCATTCGCATTCAGCCGCCTGCGCTTTAAGGGTAGAAAAGCAACAATTAGCGGTTTGTTGATTATCCAGATGTTTCCGCAGGCTTTAGGTCTGGTTGCATTAATCACCATCGCACAACGTATCGGCGCAATTTGGCCAGCAGTTGATCAGAATACCTATGCCGGCTTGCTACTTGTTTATTTAGGTGGCTCAATGGGATTCAATGCATATCTGATTAAGGGTTACTTTGACACTATTTCAACAGAACTCGATGAAGCAGCTCTGCTGGATGGTGCAACAATCACCCAGATATTTTTCAAAATAATTTTGCCACTTTCAGCACCAATTTTGGCAGTGGTCGGATTACTCTCGTTCATAGGCTTAATAAACGACTTTTTGCTCGTTCAAACATTTTTAACTTTGACTGGTAGTGATGACACTCGTAACACATTAGCAACGGGGTTGCATACCCTAGTCGGAGATCCTCGATCGTCGAACTGGGGTGTTTTCGCTGCCGGCTCGCTGTTAGCGAGTATCCCGATGGTCGTGCTCTTCCAGTTCTTGCAGCGCTATATCGTAGGCGGCCTAACCTCTGGTTCGGTTAAAGGTTAA